In Sander vitreus isolate 19-12246 chromosome 12, sanVit1, whole genome shotgun sequence, the following proteins share a genomic window:
- the LOC144526950 gene encoding zona pellucida sperm-binding protein 3-like, producing the protein MVTQLYLGVLITAVFATTDATTDIKVVCDQNSIRVTWRISAELVPFASRLFLGSCLPSTFNVLPTGEGEVQFNYKLVDCKFKRLVRGKHLLYQNELTFRPNKRSKPAAFVYPIECAYKSPEGWFPAFLNPGASFSEGRGRLVFHMELLNEQLTGVAKTNVIPLGSLMPIWAAVEQKSHQPLLLLIEECVAATTPELQLDSQVYTIIGNKGCLLESMKANSVFLPRYHSSALVLLLQSFKFALGKEVYVHCKLVAWDPEVLNESKKACQYVKEKQRWELLDDPSQSSVCSCCDSTCTPRLKRDVKWESNGFSHNSVLGPLIIIDPSDSNAYNESEGSLTAAEVQ; encoded by the exons ATGGTGACTCAACTCTACCTTGGTGTGCTAATCACGGCTGTTTTTGCAACAACTGATGCTACTACAG ATATCAAAGTAGTCTGTGACCAAAACTCAATAAGAGTCACATGGAGGATCAGTGCAGAGTTGGTGCCATTTGCATCTCGTCTCTTCCTTGGAAGCTGCTTACCATCTACCTTTAATGTTCTGCCCACTGGCGAGGGGGAAGTACAGTTCAACTACAAACTAGTTGACTGCAAGTTTAAAAGACTG GTGAGAGGAAAGCATCTCCTCTATCAAAATGAGCTGACTTTCAGACCAAATAAAAGGTCAAAACCAGCTGCCTTTGTGTATCCCATTGAGTGTGCTTATAAAAG tccagaggggtgGTTCCCCGCTTTCCTGAACCCTGGAGCCAGTTTTTCTGAAGGCCGAGGGAGGCTAGTTTTCCACATGGAACTCCTCAATG AGCAATTAACAGGTGTGGCAAAGACAAACGTCATCCCCCTGGGCTCGTTAATGCCAATATGGGCGGCAGTGGAGCAGAAGTCCCACCAACCCTTGCTGTTGCTCATAGAGGAATGTGTGGCAGCCACTACACCAGAGCTGCAGCTTGACAGCCAGGTTTACACGATCATTGGCAATAAGGG GTGTCTTTTGGAGAGCATGAAGGCGAACTCTGTGTTCCTCCCTCGCTACCACTCGTCTGCACTCGTCCTTCTCCTGCAGTCCTTCAAGTTTGCTCTTGGAAAGGAG GTGTACGTTCACTGTAAACTGGTTGCATGGGATCCTGAAGTTCTTAATGAAAGCAAGAAAGCCTGCCAGTATGTAAAGGAAAAGCAGAG ATGGGAACTACTCGATGACCCTTCTCAGAGCTCCGTCTGTAGCTGCTGTGATTCAACCTGCACGCCTCGCTTAAAAAGAGATGTCAAATGGG AATCCAACGGCTTTAGTCACAATTCTGTGTTGGGACCCCTGATCATAATTGATCCGTCTGACTCAAACGCCTACAATGAATCGGAGGGGTCTCTTACTGCAGCTGAGGTGCAATGA